The region GGAATCGTAAAATTTTAAGATCTCGATTGTGATTTTGACAACTTTTGGTTAAGGATGCTCTTAGGATTTGTGTTGGTCCTAAAACTCAACACTACAAAACTGCAGAGCTTGTTGTTTGTAAGATTAGAGATGCCTCCCACTTATTAACTTATTTTAAGATCACATATCATCAAATGTGGGGCTTTTAACACCCCCTTTATGTCCAAGACTGAACAAAATCTTAGATGTTCCATCTTAAGATTGCGCATGACTTGACAAATCTTAAATATTCCATCTTAGGATTTGAGCTGAGCCTAACTTAACCCTACAAAGCCGAGTTGTTAGGGGTAGGATGTCACCACTTATAAACTCATTTTCGTATCATATTTCTTCCAATGTGGGACACTCTTTATCAAAAATCAGATTTGCTAGTTGTGTCAATCATATTTATACCCCACAACATTATTAAAACTTGATACTCTTGTCTTTTGGTGAATCTTTTGTCTCTTGAATGGCTAGCATCTTAAAGTGTTTGTATAAAATGGCATTCTTATGGTGCTAGTTCAAATTTAGATTATCATTCATGCTGGTGAAGTTTCACTGTTAAAAGATGCAGATTCCATGATTTAAGTTGTGGCATACAACATGGTTAATGTTTTTCATTGTAATCTGAGTATCAGTGATTGCAGCAATGTTTGAATTTTGCAATTTTATTGCTACTGTTTCTAAAGAAATGGCTCATTTTTCTGCTTCAAATTTTCAAATTGGTTTAACAGGTTATTTCTTCTGGGCCTAGACAAGTACGGAAAAGGCGACTGGCGAAGTATATCAAGAAACTTTGTGGTAACCCGAACGCCAACACAAGTAGCAAGCCACGCCCAAAAATACTTCATCCGATTGAACTCAATGAACAAAGACAGAAGGCGATCGAGCATACATGATATCACAAGTGTCAACAACGGAGACATCTCAACGCCTCAAGGACCAATCACCGGTCAAACAAACGGTTCCTCCGGAAATTCCGCAAACAAATCAGTCAAACAAGCCGTTCCGTCCACAGCCGGTATACCAGGTGCTGGAATATACGCTGCCCCTTCCATCGGACAACCTATAGGAGGACCTTTAGTATCTGCCGTCGGCACCCCGGTGAACCTTTCCGGATCTCCACATATGGCATACGGTATTCGAGCACCGGTTCCCGGTACCGTTGTTCCCGGTGCACCTATGAACATGGTCCCTATGACATACCCTATGCCTCATACTTCTGGTCCTCACAGGTGAAGTGCTTTTAGAAACCTTAATGTACAAAAAAGTTAGAAGACTAGATTGGCTTCTGCAGTTGATGTAATTTTTTCTTTTTGCTAGACAAAATTGCTTTTTGATTTATTAGCATGCATGCATGAATTTTATTCTTATTCAGTTATTTCAAAAATAAACCATAGCAGGAAGAAATTGAATGTATGTTTCAGTATAGGTTGCCATGAAATGTGACCACTTTGTGACATAGGAGTAAGGTTGTTTTGTAGACATTTGAATTGCTATTTTGCTAAACATTGTTGTTGCAGAGGATGAAGGTTTTGTGGATTTTTAAATAGTGTAAATTATTGTTGAATAATCCTGGTTTTTTTTGTATTAAATAAATTATTGTATTTACCTAAATTTAAGTATGTTTTTGATGAATTTGAGTTAGACTTTGGTACCTATTTAATTAGTGGTTTTGATTTTTGCATATAAATGAAACTAATTCCAAATTTGAATCACTGTTTAGGATTTGACCCTTTACCTATTTATAATGATTTTGAACCATTGTTGAAGGAAAGAAAACAGGTTCCTTATAAGCCATTTA is a window of Lathyrus oleraceus cultivar Zhongwan6 chromosome 6, CAAS_Psat_ZW6_1.0, whole genome shotgun sequence DNA encoding:
- the LOC127091639 gene encoding transcription factor SRM1, which translates into the protein MTMDDVDSSSEWSREQDKAFENALATYPEDASDRWEKIAADVPGKTMEEITQHYELLVDDVGQIEAGCVPIPSYNSSSEGSTSHASDEGVGGKKGGHSGHNNNESNHGTKASRSDQERRKGIAWTEEEHRLFLLGLDKYGKGDWRSISRNFVVTRTPTQVASHAQKYFIRLNSMNKDRRRSSIHDITSVNNGDISTPQGPITGQTNGSSGNSANKSVKQAVPSTAGIPGAGIYAAPSIGQPIGGPLVSAVGTPVNLSGSPHMAYGIRAPVPGTVVPGAPMNMVPMTYPMPHTSGPHR